In Haloarcula sp. H-GB4, a single genomic region encodes these proteins:
- a CDS encoding cryptochrome/photolyase family protein: MTVWLRGDHLIRRSGPVAQRPDEPVLLIESESFARKLPYHPHKLILLFSAMRHFRDELQDDGRTVYYHQTESFEDGLTAHFEAHPDDTLVTHRPQTESAQARLGSVVADAGGTVEFVADERFLCSPSQFDEWRGDGRYRHEDFYRFMRRETGYLMADGGPVGGEWNYDDQNRETPPDEWTPPEPPRFEPDAVTEDVIEWVDSTFEGSYDERPYGGDWTDPKPFRWPVTRRQAVRALDHFITNRLSEFGPYQDAVLEDEWAMSHSLLSTSLNLGLLGPDEVIKRAIAAYEDGDAPLNSVEGFVRQVLGWREFLRHVYRREMPDLAEANQLNASEALPDFYWDGDTDMACLSDVVDGVRERGYSHHIERLMILANFGLIYGVEPAQLNRWFHAGYVDAFHWVTTPNVVEMGLYGAGVFATKPYASSANYVDKMSDYCSGCPYYKTKTTGDGACPFNALYWDFLDRNEDTLRSNHRMGLMYSHVDNKGDEELTEIRDRAEEIRKMAAEGEL, from the coding sequence ATGACTGTCTGGCTTCGCGGTGACCACCTCATCCGGCGATCCGGACCCGTCGCTCAACGGCCTGACGAACCGGTGCTTCTGATAGAATCGGAGTCGTTCGCCCGCAAACTACCGTACCACCCACACAAGCTGATTCTGCTGTTCAGTGCAATGCGGCATTTCCGCGACGAACTCCAAGACGATGGCCGAACAGTCTACTACCACCAGACAGAGAGCTTCGAGGACGGACTGACGGCACATTTTGAGGCCCACCCTGACGACACGCTCGTAACCCACCGTCCACAGACTGAGTCTGCACAGGCGCGTCTCGGATCGGTTGTCGCCGATGCCGGCGGAACCGTCGAGTTTGTCGCCGACGAACGCTTTCTCTGCTCACCATCCCAGTTCGACGAGTGGCGTGGCGACGGTCGCTACCGTCACGAGGACTTCTACCGGTTCATGCGCCGGGAGACGGGTTACCTGATGGCGGACGGTGGCCCCGTCGGCGGCGAGTGGAACTACGACGACCAGAACCGTGAGACGCCACCCGACGAGTGGACGCCACCGGAGCCACCGCGGTTCGAGCCGGATGCCGTGACCGAGGACGTTATCGAGTGGGTCGATTCGACGTTCGAGGGAAGCTACGACGAGCGGCCGTACGGCGGTGACTGGACCGACCCCAAGCCGTTCCGCTGGCCCGTTACTCGCCGGCAGGCCGTCCGCGCGCTGGACCACTTCATCACGAACCGCTTGTCGGAGTTCGGGCCGTATCAGGACGCGGTGCTGGAAGACGAATGGGCAATGAGCCACAGCCTGCTTTCCACGTCGCTCAATCTGGGACTTCTCGGTCCCGACGAGGTCATCAAACGCGCTATCGCTGCCTACGAGGACGGCGACGCGCCGCTGAACAGCGTCGAGGGGTTCGTCCGGCAAGTGCTCGGCTGGCGTGAGTTCCTCCGGCACGTCTACCGTAGGGAAATGCCGGACCTGGCCGAGGCGAACCAGCTCAACGCGAGCGAGGCCCTACCGGACTTCTACTGGGACGGCGACACCGACATGGCCTGTCTCTCCGACGTGGTGGACGGAGTCCGGGAGCGGGGGTATTCACACCACATCGAGCGGCTGATGATTCTCGCTAATTTCGGGCTCATTTACGGCGTCGAACCGGCGCAACTGAACCGCTGGTTCCACGCCGGCTACGTCGACGCCTTCCACTGGGTGACAACGCCGAACGTCGTCGAGATGGGGCTGTACGGCGCGGGCGTGTTCGCCACCAAACCCTACGCCTCATCGGCGAACTACGTGGACAAAATGAGCGACTACTGCTCGGGCTGTCCGTACTACAAGACGAAGACCACCGGCGACGGAGCCTGCCCGTTCAACGCGCTGTACTGGGACTTCCTCGACCGCAACGAAGACACGCTTCGGTCGAACCACCGGATGGGACTGATGTACAGCCACGTCGACAACAAAGGCGACGAGGAACTCACGGAGATACGCGACCGGGCCGAAGAGATCCGCAAAATGGCGGCCGAAGGCGAACTCTGA
- a CDS encoding AarF/ABC1/UbiB kinase family protein: MTAEERVADEPTGETVSQPGGVGVRLRALWRALVIVWQFVPLLWQWGRDRKRFLLFGRSRSVAPETRTRRARYLKDTFVDLGPAFIKLGQMLSTRPDALPRAYVDVLSELQDNVPPDAWATIEPVIERELGDDIDTLFGEFDTTAISGASLGQVYEAQIDGQRVAVKVLRPNIRTRVESDLRVLSTLLPVLTYGADPGQAFTLENLTEEFATTVRREMDYDHEARMLREIGDNFANDDDIAIPDVVKSHSTDRVLTMTYLDGVKIDDVERLDELGIDRPALVRRLEEVYIQMIVEDGLFHADPHPGNLAVQPDGTLVFYDFGMTGYLGPRTQDQLLEFYVGLATDDVDRVMDAFVEMGALDPMADRDVMREAFDIVIEQFRGEDISEYRIEQLVGQFEAQLYEFPMRLPQDLALVVRVTTVLEGVCRTLDPEFDFIEIISEYVMEQGAGDDVREQIKTEIQETVTDGTRSAVRAAPKLEGALDRVEREELLVKTVLEDSDGLSRVLAKRLLLGIVASAGVPVSAYLYTVSGLQPAALALGGSAAVIGILAWSFRRRRGPALSSPQFTRHEMQQRQATDAADGDE; this comes from the coding sequence GTGACTGCTGAGGAGCGTGTCGCCGACGAGCCGACGGGAGAGACAGTGTCACAGCCGGGCGGTGTCGGCGTTCGACTCCGGGCGCTCTGGCGGGCGCTCGTCATCGTCTGGCAGTTCGTCCCGCTGCTCTGGCAGTGGGGTCGGGACCGGAAACGGTTCCTCCTGTTCGGTCGGTCCCGGTCAGTGGCCCCCGAGACGCGGACGCGGCGCGCCCGCTACCTGAAAGACACCTTTGTCGACCTCGGCCCGGCGTTCATCAAACTCGGGCAGATGCTCTCGACCCGGCCCGACGCCCTGCCGCGGGCGTACGTCGACGTGCTCTCGGAACTGCAGGACAACGTTCCGCCGGACGCCTGGGCGACCATCGAGCCTGTTATCGAACGAGAGCTTGGCGACGATATTGACACGCTGTTCGGGGAGTTCGACACGACAGCCATCTCCGGAGCCTCGCTTGGGCAGGTGTACGAGGCGCAGATCGACGGCCAGCGGGTCGCTGTGAAGGTGCTCCGTCCCAATATCAGGACGCGTGTCGAATCCGACCTGCGCGTGCTGTCGACGTTGCTGCCGGTGCTCACCTACGGCGCAGACCCGGGCCAGGCATTCACGCTGGAAAATCTCACCGAGGAGTTCGCAACGACTGTCCGCCGGGAAATGGACTACGACCACGAGGCGCGAATGCTCCGCGAAATCGGCGACAACTTCGCAAACGACGACGACATCGCCATCCCAGACGTTGTCAAGAGCCACTCGACGGACCGCGTGCTGACGATGACATACCTCGACGGGGTGAAAATCGACGACGTGGAGCGACTTGACGAACTGGGCATCGACCGCCCGGCGCTCGTCCGCCGCCTCGAAGAGGTGTACATCCAGATGATCGTCGAGGACGGCCTCTTCCACGCCGACCCCCACCCCGGAAATCTGGCGGTCCAGCCCGACGGGACGCTCGTCTTCTATGATTTCGGGATGACTGGCTACCTCGGTCCCCGAACACAGGACCAGCTGCTTGAGTTCTACGTCGGACTGGCGACCGACGACGTGGACCGTGTGATGGACGCCTTCGTCGAGATGGGCGCGCTGGACCCGATGGCCGACCGCGACGTGATGCGGGAAGCGTTCGACATCGTCATCGAGCAGTTCCGCGGCGAGGATATCAGTGAGTACCGTATCGAACAGCTCGTCGGCCAGTTCGAGGCGCAACTGTACGAGTTCCCGATGCGACTGCCACAGGACCTGGCGCTGGTGGTCCGTGTGACAACAGTACTTGAGGGCGTCTGTCGGACGCTCGACCCCGAGTTCGACTTCATCGAGATCATCTCGGAGTACGTCATGGAGCAAGGCGCCGGGGACGACGTTCGGGAGCAGATCAAGACCGAAATCCAAGAGACGGTGACGGACGGGACCCGATCAGCGGTGCGAGCAGCGCCGAAGCTAGAGGGCGCACTCGACAGAGTCGAGCGCGAAGAACTGCTTGTCAAGACCGTCCTGGAAGACTCCGACGGACTGAGCCGGGTGCTCGCCAAGCGGCTCCTGCTCGGTATCGTCGCTAGCGCCGGCGTGCCGGTGAGTGCCTATCTCTACACCGTGAGCGGACTCCAGCCTGCTGCCCTCGCACTGGGCGGGAGCGCGGCCGTGATCGGAATTCTCGCGTGGTCGTTCCGCCGACGCCGCGGGCCGGCGCTGTCCTCACCACAGTTCACCCGTCACGAGATGCAACAGCGGCAGGCAACTGACGCCGCGGACGGAGACGAGTAA
- a CDS encoding heavy metal translocating P-type ATPase — protein MSNRTTRLELTGMSCANCAGTIEESVGELDGVTSVDANYATDEGSVEYDPDVVSLADIVAAVQDAGYGVATETVTVGITDMSCANCADTNEEALEGTAGVIDASVNYATDEAQVTYNPADVSRSDLYDAIESAGYTPVRENSGSANGGDGDSGEQSGADRRAAARNEETRKQLRLTLFGAVLSAPLLLFMADHLFSLGLVGETVLGVPQGWVAFALATPVQMLLGKPFYENAYKALVNNRRANMDVLIALGSSTAYVYSVAALSGLIASTGLYFDTAALILVFITLGNYLEARSKSQAGAAIQQLLEMEADTATVVRDDGSEEEIPIDEVGVGDRLKVRPGEKIPTDGVVVDGDSAVDESMVTGESVPVEKGEGDEVIGSTVNQNGVLEVEATKVGSETAIQQIAERVRQAQSRQPDIQNVADRISAYFVPAVIGNAVLWAVLWAVAPETLAAVVDALPLWGLAAGGPAGVGVSEFAVVVFASAVLIACPCALGLATPAATMVGTAIGARNGVLFKGGDVLERVHEVDTVVFDKTGTLTKGEMELTDVEVVGPAADGGTLRPERELTEEFILEVAASAEHASEHPLAEAIVDGARDRGIEVEDPDEFENVPGQGVKATTRHGHVLVGNRKLLSEAGVDTAPAEDRMDALEREGKTAMLVALAEDADGDGTEGDSDPDYRLIGIVADADTVKESAKTAVSGLRERGLGVWLITGDNERTARAVAEEVGIDPDNVMADVLPEDKADAVNDLQSDGDQAMMVGDGVNDAPALAAATVGCAIGSGTDVAIEAGDVTLLRDDPADVVKAIRISEATLQKIKQNLFWALGYNTVMIPLASLGLLQPALAAAAMAASSVSVLANSLAFRRYTPDSAYRLFGFLRR, from the coding sequence ATGAGTAACCGGACCACTCGGCTCGAACTGACGGGGATGAGCTGTGCCAACTGTGCGGGCACTATCGAGGAGTCGGTGGGCGAGCTGGACGGGGTCACGTCCGTCGACGCGAACTACGCCACCGACGAGGGGAGCGTCGAGTACGACCCTGACGTGGTGTCACTGGCCGATATCGTCGCCGCCGTACAGGACGCCGGCTACGGCGTCGCAACGGAGACAGTGACTGTCGGCATCACCGACATGTCGTGTGCAAACTGCGCAGACACCAACGAGGAGGCGCTGGAAGGGACCGCGGGCGTCATCGACGCCAGCGTGAACTATGCCACCGACGAGGCCCAGGTCACGTACAATCCGGCCGACGTGTCGCGTTCAGACCTCTACGACGCTATCGAATCTGCCGGCTACACTCCCGTAAGGGAGAACAGCGGGAGTGCAAACGGTGGGGACGGCGACAGCGGTGAGCAGTCCGGCGCTGACCGCCGTGCTGCCGCGCGCAACGAGGAGACGCGCAAACAGCTCCGACTCACGCTGTTCGGAGCGGTACTGTCGGCCCCGCTCTTGCTGTTCATGGCGGACCACCTGTTCTCGCTCGGCCTCGTCGGCGAGACGGTTCTAGGCGTGCCACAGGGTTGGGTTGCCTTCGCGCTCGCGACACCGGTCCAGATGCTGCTGGGCAAGCCGTTTTACGAGAACGCCTACAAGGCGCTGGTCAACAACCGGCGGGCGAACATGGACGTGCTCATCGCCCTGGGTTCCTCGACGGCGTACGTCTACTCGGTGGCCGCGCTGTCCGGACTGATCGCGAGCACGGGGCTGTACTTCGACACGGCCGCGCTGATCCTCGTGTTCATTACGCTCGGTAACTATCTCGAAGCCCGCTCGAAGAGTCAGGCCGGGGCCGCCATCCAGCAACTGCTCGAGATGGAGGCTGACACGGCAACGGTCGTCCGTGACGACGGCAGCGAGGAAGAGATTCCCATCGACGAAGTGGGGGTCGGCGACCGGCTGAAAGTCCGGCCTGGAGAGAAGATTCCGACGGACGGCGTCGTCGTGGACGGCGATTCGGCGGTCGACGAGTCGATGGTGACCGGCGAGTCCGTCCCGGTCGAGAAAGGCGAGGGCGATGAGGTCATCGGCTCGACGGTGAACCAGAACGGTGTCCTCGAAGTCGAGGCGACGAAGGTCGGCTCGGAGACGGCTATCCAGCAGATAGCAGAGCGTGTCCGGCAGGCCCAGTCGCGCCAGCCGGACATCCAGAACGTCGCCGACCGCATCTCGGCGTACTTCGTCCCGGCAGTCATCGGTAACGCCGTCCTCTGGGCGGTGCTGTGGGCGGTCGCGCCGGAGACGCTGGCCGCCGTCGTTGACGCGCTCCCACTGTGGGGACTGGCCGCGGGCGGTCCGGCCGGCGTCGGTGTGAGCGAGTTCGCCGTCGTCGTGTTCGCGTCCGCTGTCCTGATCGCCTGTCCCTGCGCACTCGGGCTGGCAACGCCCGCTGCGACGATGGTCGGAACAGCAATCGGCGCGCGCAACGGCGTCCTGTTCAAGGGCGGCGACGTGCTCGAACGCGTCCACGAGGTCGACACTGTCGTCTTCGACAAGACGGGGACGCTGACGAAAGGCGAGATGGAACTCACGGATGTGGAAGTCGTCGGACCGGCCGCCGACGGAGGGACGCTCCGACCCGAGCGCGAACTGACAGAAGAGTTCATCCTCGAAGTCGCCGCCAGCGCCGAACACGCCAGCGAGCACCCACTGGCTGAGGCCATCGTCGACGGCGCACGCGACCGCGGCATCGAGGTCGAAGACCCCGACGAATTCGAGAACGTCCCCGGACAGGGCGTGAAAGCGACGACGCGTCACGGTCACGTCCTCGTCGGCAACCGGAAACTGCTGTCCGAGGCCGGTGTCGACACCGCGCCGGCAGAGGACCGGATGGACGCCCTCGAACGCGAGGGCAAGACGGCGATGTTGGTCGCGCTGGCCGAGGATGCGGATGGTGACGGCACCGAGGGCGACAGTGACCCGGACTACCGTCTCATCGGTATCGTCGCCGACGCGGACACGGTCAAGGAGTCCGCGAAGACCGCCGTCAGCGGCCTGCGCGAGCGCGGACTCGGCGTCTGGCTCATCACCGGCGACAACGAGCGGACTGCCCGCGCGGTTGCCGAAGAAGTCGGTATCGACCCCGACAACGTGATGGCCGACGTACTGCCGGAAGACAAGGCCGACGCGGTCAACGACCTTCAGAGCGACGGCGACCAGGCGATGATGGTCGGTGACGGCGTCAACGACGCGCCGGCGCTGGCGGCCGCGACCGTCGGTTGTGCCATCGGCTCTGGGACCGACGTGGCAATCGAGGCCGGGGACGTGACCCTGCTTCGGGACGACCCCGCCGACGTGGTGAAGGCCATCCGGATATCCGAGGCCACGCTCCAGAAGATCAAGCAGAACCTCTTCTGGGCGCTCGGATACAACACCGTGATGATTCCGCTGGCCTCGCTGGGACTCCTCCAGCCGGCACTTGCCGCCGCGGCGATGGCTGCCTCGTCCGTGTCGGTGCTCGCAAACAGCCTCGCGTTCCGCCGGTACACACCGGATTCGGCGTACCGGCTGTTCGGATTCCTCCGTCGCTGA
- a CDS encoding winged helix-turn-helix transcriptional regulator: protein MPGLDDTDHEILRLLLEDARRPYSDIAERVDLSAPAVSDRIDRLLEMGLIQGFTVDVDRSLLQAGVPVLIEIDAKPGRAADIAGAVSDADAVERVYRTAGGRVVLAATVPQSDASELLAEHVDLGDVDRYEVRMIADSEWTVGLGAAEFAPDCAECGNTVDEEGEQRTLDGERYYFCCGSCAERFVDQYESLKDGA, encoded by the coding sequence ATGCCCGGACTCGACGACACAGACCACGAAATCCTCCGGTTGCTGCTCGAAGACGCCAGGCGGCCCTACAGTGACATTGCCGAGCGGGTGGACCTCTCGGCCCCTGCAGTCTCCGACCGAATCGACCGACTCCTCGAAATGGGACTGATACAGGGCTTTACCGTCGATGTCGACCGCTCACTGTTACAAGCCGGCGTGCCAGTCCTGATCGAGATAGACGCAAAGCCGGGTCGGGCCGCCGATATCGCCGGGGCGGTCAGCGACGCCGACGCCGTTGAGCGAGTCTATCGGACCGCCGGCGGTCGGGTCGTGCTGGCGGCGACCGTTCCGCAGTCCGACGCGAGCGAACTCCTCGCCGAACACGTCGACCTCGGGGACGTGGACCGCTACGAGGTGCGGATGATTGCGGACAGCGAGTGGACCGTCGGGCTTGGTGCGGCGGAGTTTGCGCCCGATTGTGCGGAGTGTGGCAACACCGTCGATGAAGAAGGTGAGCAACGCACGCTCGACGGAGAGCGGTACTACTTCTGCTGTGGGTCCTGTGCAGAGCGGTTCGTCGACCAGTACGAGTCACTGAAAGATGGTGCCTGA